A single genomic interval of Ictalurus furcatus strain D&B chromosome 20, Billie_1.0, whole genome shotgun sequence harbors:
- the rab18b gene encoding ras-related protein Rab-18-B — protein sequence MDDDVLTTLKILIIGESGVGKSSLLLRFTDDTFDPELAATIGVDFKVKTITVDGNRAKLAIWDTAGQERFRTLTPSYYRGAQGVILVYDVTKRDSFTKLENWLSELETYCTRNDLVKMLIGNKIDKDNREMDRNEGLKFARKHSMLFIEASAKTRDGVQCAFEELVEKILQTPGLWESSVQNHSVQLGEQQAHSYSACGGYCSLI from the exons ATGGACGACGACGTGTTAACCACCTTAAAAATATTAATCATCGGGGAGAGCGGCGTCGGAAAATCCAG ttTGCTCCTGAGGTTTACAGATGACACGTTCGACCCAGAATTAGCCGCAACGATCG GTGTGGACTTTAAAGTGAAAACCATCACAGTAGACGGCAACAGAGCCAAGCTTGCTATATGG GACACAGCCGGACAGGAAAGGTTCAGAACTCTGACGCCCAGCTACTACAGAGGAGCACAGGGGGTAATATTAG TGTACGACGTGACGAAGCGGGACTCGTTCACGAAGCTGGAGAACTGGCTGAGCGAGCTGGAGACGTACTGCACGCGCAACGACCTCGTCAAAATGCTCATCGGGAACAAAATCGACAAG GACAACCGTGAGATGGACAGAAACGAGGGCCTGAAGTTTGCTCGTAAACACTCCATGCTGTTCATCG AGGCGAGCGCTAAGACCAGGGACGGTGTCCAGTGTGCCTTCGAGGAGCTGGTGGAGAAGATCCTGCAGACCCCGGGCCTGTGGGAGAGCAGCGTCCAGAATCACAGCGTTCAGCTGGGAGAGCAGCAGGCGCACAGCTACAGCGCATGCGGCGGATACTGCTCCCTCATCTAA